In the Anguilla anguilla isolate fAngAng1 chromosome 7, fAngAng1.pri, whole genome shotgun sequence genome, one interval contains:
- the slc7a8a gene encoding solute carrier family 7 member 8a, with amino-acid sequence MTDGPRQRGNAASTPAGDSSSDTGKDSGVALKKEIGLVSACGIIVGNIIGSGIFVSPKGVLENASSVGLALIVWIVTGIITAIGALCYAELGVTIPKSGGDYAYVNDIFGGLAGFLRLWIAVLVIYPTNQAVIALTFANYILQPLFPTCFPPENGLRLMAAVCLLLLTWVNCSSVRWATRVQDVFTAGKLLALALIIIMGIVQICKGEYHWLEPAHAFESFQEYDVGLIALAFLQGSFAYGGWNFLNYVTEELVDPYTNLPRAIFISIPLVTFVYVFANIAYVTAMSPQELLASNAVAVTFGEKLLGVMAWIMPISVALSTFGGVNGSLFTSSRLFFAGAREGHLPSLLAMIHVKRCTPIPALLFTCVSTLLMLCTSDMYTLINYVGFINYLFYGVTVAGQIVLRIKEPDMHRPIKISLVWPVIYLLFWAFLLIFSLYSEPVVCGIGLAIMLTGVPVYFLGVYWDKKPQCFNAFVDKMTYVGQKFCVVVYPAENEGGDAGNKEESDGGKEECGALKSEEC; translated from the exons GTAACATCATCGGGTCAGGGATCTTCGTGAGCCCTAAGGGGGTGTTGGAGAATGCCAGTTCGGTCGGGCTGGCCCTGATCGTCTGGATTGTCACCGGGATCATCACAGCCATCGGGGCGCTATGCTACGCCGAGCTGGGGGTCACCATCCCCAAATCCGGGGGTGACTACGCCTACGTCAATGACATCTTCGGAGGACTGGCGGG GTTCCTGCGACTCTGGATTGCGGTGCTAGTGATCTACCCAACCAATCAGGCTGTGATCGCCCTCACCTTCGCCAACTACATCCTGCAGCCCCTATTTCCCACCTGCTTTCCCCCAGAGAACGGACTCCGCCTGATGGCAGCTGTGTGCCTAC TGCTCCTGACCTGGGTGAACTGCTCCAGTGTGCGTTGGGCCACTCGCGTGCAGGACGTGTTCACAGCAGGGAAGCTGCTGGCCTTGGCGTTGATCATCATCATGGGCATAGTACAGATCTGCAAGG gggagTATCACTGGCTGGAGCCTGCTCACGCGTTTGAGAGTTTTCAGGAGTATGACGTGGGCCTGATCGCCCTGGCCTTTTTGCAGGGCTCCTTTGCCTACGGCGGCTGGAACTTCCTGAATTATGTCACAGAGGAGCTGGTCGACCCATACAC GAACCTGCCCCGCGCCATCTTCATCTCCATCCCCCTAGTGACGTTTGTTTATGTGTTCGCCAACATCGCCTACGTCACGGCCATGAGCCCGCAGGAGCTCCTAGCCTCTAATGCCGTTGCCGTG ACTTTTGGTGAGAAGTTACTGGGAGTGATGGCATGGATCATGCCCATCTCTGTGGCCCTTTCTACCTTCGGAGGGGTCAACGGATCCCTCTTCACCTCATCCCG gtTGTTCTTTGCAGGGGCGAGAGAGGGTCATCTCCCCAGCCTGCTGGCCATGATCCATGTCAAACGCTGCACACCCATCCCTGCTCTCCTCTTCACA TGTGTGTCCACACTTCTGATGCTGTGCACCAGTGACATGTACACTCTCATCAACTACGTGGGCTTCATCAACTACCTCTTCTATGGAGTCACTGTCGCCGGGCAGATTGTGCTTCGCATCAAGGAGCCTGATATGCATAGACCAATCAAG atCAGCCTGGTGTGGCCAGTGATCTACCTTCTCTTCTGGGCCTTCCTGCTCATCTTCTCGCTGTACTCGGAGCCCGTGGTGTGCGGTATCGGCCTGGCCATCATGCTCACTGGTGTGCCCGTCTACTTCCTGGGCGTGTACTGGGACAAAAAGCCCCAGTGCTTCAATGCCTTCGTCG ATAAGATGACGTACGTGGGACAAAAGTTCTGTGTTGTGGTGTATCCTGCGGAGAATGAGGGTGGAGACGCAGGCAACAAAGAAGAGAGTGATGGTGGGAAGGAGGAGTGTGGAGCGCTAAAATCAGAAGagtgctga